ACCTGATCAGAAATATATTTATCGTCAAATAAAATCTGATACCATAAATTATGGACCATACAATATTCCGTAAAAAATGCATTTACTTCATTTTCCCAGTCATCTCCATATTCACTAAGCCAATTGTAAAACAATAATATCTGTTCATGATTTGATAATTGAGCCCTTAAAATTCTCAAGTATTTCATTCTTTCTTCATAATCAGTCACAATAGTGCTATTCGCTATAGACTTCACGGTTAAAAATAGATGTCTAAAGTAGTGCCCAAGTCTTTGGGAATGTCCTGAAAACGGTTTGTAATTAAAGTATAACTGAACATTTGGCAGAAACTCTTTTCTATCTTTATTAGTGGTTATCTCCTGCTGCACTGGTTTTTCGTGGTTTCTTCTTGCTTTTTTAAATAATTCAATTAAAATAATTTCATCTTGATTCGATTTTGCATAAGCATCTAATCCCGAAAAAAATAAATTATAGCATTTCTGAAACCCAGATTTATCAAGCTTATGGTCTTTGCTGTAAAGGCTTAAAATACATTCAAATTCCGTTTTCATTACAACAAACGATTTTCTGCCTTCTGTAATTTTTTCAAATCTCTTTAATGTATTTTCTGTTTCATCGAAATCATATCCATTTATTTTCATTTCATTAATGTTCTCTCTATGAAGCCTAAGCATTTCATAGAATTGAGATTCAAACTGCTGAAGTTTATTCTGTTGATTTTGATTATTAATTTGCTCTTGAAGCTGGTCCTTGCTCTCTTTTTGCTCTAATTCAAATAATTCTCGCTGTTGTAAATTTGCTCTGTATTGAATATAAAAAGCGAGGCCTGTTACAATTACACCTGCAAGAGCAATAAATGGGTTCATAAGCCCTCCTATTGTATCTCCAATTTGACCTGTTTGGCTAAAGTCAAAATCTTCATTTATTGGCGGACGAGTAAAAATAAATGGAGAGATGAATGCAAAAAAAACAAAAATAAAAGAAAGAATTAATAAAAAATAAATTTTCCAATTTAGTTGAGAAGTCTTTTTTTTTCTATTTTTCTTATCTTTCTTTTCTTGATTTGTTTTATGCCAGTAAAATAGATACGCACAAATGGATAGCATCAAAAAAGTAATGAAAGAATTTATTATAATGTAGGTTGTCATATATTTTATTAAGTATATCTGTTTAAACTTTTTCTAAAACTTTTTTAAATGCAATGTAGCTTTTCAAAAATAATTTAGATTTTATAGAAAAAACAATGCTGATTTTTTGCATGTGCTTTTTATCAAGCTCTTTAATATTTTTGTAATCAATATCATCGTTTTCCAGATATTTTTTACGAAGTTCATCAATCAATTCATCATTCTCATTTATCCAATTAGAACAGTAGCTTTTTAGTACTAGTATTTCCTTTTTAGAAAAATCAAAAATTTCAATTCTGACTTTGCTCAAAATCAAATCTGCTATTTCTGGAAAATCATTTTTATATTGCGAATTACCCAAGAATATGATTTCTTTTAATACGGATAATTCTATTGGATCAAATTTAATAGTTCTCATTTTGAAAATTGTAATGCTCTTTATCTATAAGTAGCTTATATTTTTTTTACAACTAGTAAGGAAACTTCGTCATATTTATTTTTTAATAAATCAAATAGTTCTAACAAGAACTCTTCCAATTTATTATCTAAAAGACTTTTGGTAACAGCTGGAAAATCAACATCTACCTCTTTATCTAAATAAAAAAACTCATGATAAATTTCTTTTTGCGAAGTATTTGAATAAGTGTTTGTAAATGTCACTTCATAGGATACGTAATATCGGTGTTTTAATTTTATTATTTCATTTTGAAGTGATGAAAGTTGTTTCCTAAGTTCATTAACTTCGATATTTAGACCTTCAATTTCATCGATGTTTTGTGAGGTAAGGTTTTCTTTTAAAAAATTCAGTTTAGTTCCTTTAAGAATTAAACTATAACGAATTTCAGATATTTGCTTTTCCAGTTCTTTTACTTCTTTCATGTATTTATTATTTAAAATTCAAACTTTTTGCTTTTATTCATTATAGATATTTCAACTAAGAAAGTTTTAGATGTTTTTATAAATATTTTAATCCCTCGACTTTTCCTGTATCTACATTTAAAACAAAACCAATATCTCGATCTCTGGCACTTCCCTCCTTTTTATATTTCTGATTAAACGCTAAGAAAACAATTTTCTTCTGCGTTATTATTATTGGATCACTAAAAGTTATTAAGATTTTTTTTGTTTCTCCTGATTTAAATCTTAGACAATAGTTACTGCCTAATCCGCATTTACCTTCTGCTAATTTCCATAACTCCATACCTTTTATATCTTCAACCTTTGTTGAATTATCAATGTTACAGCCACAACTTCTGCTATAAGTTGTGGAGCCAGAAAAGTATTGTTTGTCCAATGATGTGATTGCATAATAATTTGGTATTGGTGCCATCATTTCCTTTTCATATGGATTTGTGAATTCTAAAGTTATCGACAAGATATATCCATCTACTTTTTCAGCAATAGAATATTCATCAGCTTTCGATTCAAATTCATCTTTGATCAAATTTGACTTAATACCGGCTATCTTAACATCATAGACATAATTACTGTTAGGTAAAGAATATTTAATATTGCTGTAATCAATTTTGTCTTTATCAGCTTCAATATCATTTATTTTTTGCTGCAATTCCGTTGTTTTTTTCTCTTCTGCATTTTGATTAACTTTCTCACTTGGCTTAAAGAAAAACCAGATTAAAAATGCAATGAAAATGATTAGAGTAATTATACAGCCTGGCTTCTTTTTTTGTTCGTTTGCTTGATTTTCCATAAATAAAAGTCATTCATTTTCTTTGTAACTTCAAAAAATTACAATACTAATTTTTCTAAAGAATTAAAGTTATCACAACTTTAGTAAGCTATATGTTTATGTCTTCTGCACCATATTCTTTAAACCAATCGATAATTGATTTCCTTATTGCTAAACTGTCGGTATTAAAATGACTTGGAGACTTATAAAGCTCGTAAAGCCACGTTTTAGAATAGTCATCCTCGTCAATATTTCTTGAATACAGTTTTACATAATTTTTAGGCATTTTATCCTTTTCCACAGCAAAACTATATTGCAATGGTCTGTACAATTTATTCAATTCTTTTGCTATACTTTTAGGTAAAAGAGGATTTTTTCGATGCTTTAAAAATGGAAAACAGTTTTCAATGTTATTACTTGCAACATATATGGATTCAAATTTAGAGTAATTAAATCCAATCGATATTTCAAAAAAACTTAAGGTAAAGCCTGTAGCAATTAGATGTTCTTTCCCATGTGGATCAATCTTCGTCTCATACAACATATTTGACAAAATTGTTGAACTAATATCTGTGGCCAAATCTGAGACAAGCTCTAATTGTTTATTATGGAATTGCTTTTTTACATCAAAATTTTTAAAAGCTTTGTAGGCAATTACTACTAAAATTATATTTAAAACTAGCCCCCACAAAGAAATTAGAAATGACTGAAAAGTAGCAAATTCAGATAGTTTTTGACTATCAATCGAATCTTCGATTTTGGTGTAAAAACTATTAAAATATAAAACTGTTGGAATTATTATACCGGATAATATTACAATGGTTATCAGTATGATTTGTTTGATTTTCATGCTTTTATAATAAATGAAAGTGCTATCAATAAACTTTAAGAAATTTCAAGGTTAGTAATTTTAACTCAGCTCCCTTTAACATATATCGTCATTTTTTGCAGTTTGTGCAAATATTCATTTTGATTTTCTTCCTCTACAAAGTAATTTATAAAAAGGCTGAATGCTCTATGAAATTCGTCTATGTTATCACTAAAAACATTTTTTCTGTCTGGAAAAATATGATCAAAATCTGCAATTTTATACGTGACTAAAGTACTCTTAGAATCTCGTGCAACTCCAAAAAAATAAGAGTCATATTCAACTAAAATTTCTTTTTGTGATATTTCTTTGATTTTAATTAATATGCGTTCTAAAAATTTATCGATATTTTCAATTACTCTAATTTTAAACTCTCCAAGTTTTTGTTCTTGAATTGATTCTTTAATGTCAATTTTAATATATGGATTTAAAATTCTAACAATCTTTTGTTGTTCCGTTGTATAGCTATTTGGAGAAACATATACAGACTCTAAACTATTTAAATTTTCAGTAATCAAAACTTTTTTGCCATCATAAATATCTTCAAAGAGATAACTCACCGTTGTTAGGACTCCTCTTATAAGATTATAATTATCAACATTGCTTTGCGTTTTCTTCCCTGTCAAATTATTTTTCGGAAACTTAATAGCTTGACTTTTATCTTCCGGATTTTCATAGATTGTCCAATTTCCTCCTTCTCCTAAAAATTCCATTTTATTGCTGTAGTTTTATAATACACTGATCTGATTCTATTTTGTTGTGGATTTATTTTAATCCTTTTCCTATTTATCAAATGACAAAACATAATAAGATTATATGTGTTTAAATAATCATTGACACTATATAAGGAACAAATTATTTTGATCTCATAGATATTTTGACAAAAATTGGCTCGCTTTCATTGATAATATTAGAAAAATCAAAAGTTGAAACATGAGATTCACTTGGAGGAAATTCTAATCGATCTACTAAGTAAGCATAACATTCTTTCCCATGATTTAAATTCAATACGGGAAATTTATACTGTGAACTTTGGTAATCTTCTTTTATTTCAGGATCATTTGTCAAGCCAACTTCACATGTAAAAAACTGATTTTCTTCACCTTCTGCCCAATTTTTCTTTTTAATCTGATCTTTCTTGATAATTTCATACATGAATTGCTGTTCAACAAATTCAGTTGTTGGATTTATATTTCCATCATTTGCAAAATTTAGAATTTGTTGAAATTGTTTTTCATGATAACTAAAATTTTTATGTGAATTAAAATATGCTGAGATGTCATTTGTATCTCCAAATCCATTTGTTTCGGATAGTTTTTTAGCTGCATATTCCAATTCTCTCCCAGCTCTTTCATAATTGGAATATAGTTCAGAATATTTTTCTTGAAATGTCATAATCTTTATTGATTTGCTTAGTTTATAGTATAATTGTCGTTAAGGTTGATAAGTTAATTACCGTGTTTTTTCAAAAAGATTACAGGTTTAGTCATTGAACAGCAAACATACCAAACCATTTTGCTTTTTTTTTACGGTTTTCCATAATCTATGTAATAAATAAGTTGTAAAATAATTATTTTGATCATAAAAAAACTACAGTACAAATACCCGTTTTTAGCTTCTAATTTGTAAAAAAGCTTTCGAAGGATTTTTACAATTTTCACGATTATCTTTTATTGGCTTTGCATTTGTGTAGAAAATCAGAACTGGACTTGATAACTTTTCCATCACAAAAAAAATAAAGCGAATAAAAAAAGTATAATAGATTTATTTAAAAGTACAAGACAGTAATTCATAGAGCCATAGAAAGACAATTCTGCCTTAACTTAAAACATTCTTTTAAATCCTCCATAAATTTTGTAAATTTATATATCAGCTTAATGCGAGGAATCAATTGAGTTTTCACAATTTTTGCGTCAATCCTACTCAGGACATCTAAACCAAAATTATAAAGCCAATGGAAGACAGACACTACATATAGAAAGCCAATTTCTTCAAATCATCCAAAAATGATGTTGTAATTTGTCCTGTCCCCGTCACAAAGCCAAATGGCGCCAATTGAAGACAATTGGCGCCATTTTTAATTTAGAATAGTAACTTTAGATTATTTGCCCTTATAATTTTACTTATTCTCAATCACACTTAGGCTATGCAATTATAATAAATGCAAGAAATTTGTAAATGAATCCCTTTATAACTTAACATGATTCCACCGGTTGGAATAAGCTAATTTTAAGATTAACATTTTCCTAAATTTTACTAAAATATTCTTTCAATAGCTAATTATAAAAGATACGCTTGAAATTATTTTTTACTCTCATTAAAGGATTTCGCACTTTTATTTTCACATATTAAGGGTGTCCAACTTCCGCCAAAACTTAAACTAAATAGACTTGCTACTCTCCATCTTTTATAAATATTTGTTTCGAGGCCTAAGTAAAAATCCTTTATGTATAAATCATGATGAATTATAATTTTCATTTGAAAATTGTATAGATTACAAAGCAAATATGTTTCATATCCTGTAAAAATGTTTCAAATTACAAAATGGAACAACATTTCTTGTGAAATTTACCTGACAAAAACTCGGAAGGAATTAATTTTGAAATAGTTAAACAAATCATACTTCAAATTATGAAAGCACTATCTACTTTAATCGTGTTGTTTGAAATGACCATTTGTACTAGCTTATGGGCTCAAAAAAAACCAAACATATTGGTTATTTTTGGTGATGACGTTGGAATTTCAAATATAAGCACTTATGGAAACGGAGTCGTTGGATATAAGACTCCAAATCTGGATCAACTGGCATCAGAAGGAATTGTTTTTACCGACTATTATGCCGAAAACAGCTGTACAGCGGGAAGGTCTTCCTTTATTACAGGTCAAACACCAAAACGTACTGGTTTGTCTAAAGTGGGCATTCCGGGTGCTCCTGTAGGCCTTCAGGATAGGGACATAACAATCGCACAAGCACTGAAGACTCTGGGATACAGCACAGGCCAGTTTGGAAAAAACCACCTGGGCGATTTGGATCAGTTTCTGCCTACCGCACATGGATTTGATGAGTTCTTCGGCAATCTATATCATCTAAACGCGGAAGAAGAGCCTGAGTGGCCTAACTTCCCAAAAGATGATCCGTCATTTACCAAAAATTACATGCCGCGCGGGGTTATACGCTCTACCGCAGGCGGCAAGATTGAGGATACGGGGCCTCTGAACAGGAAAAGA
This portion of the Flavobacterium gelatinilyticum genome encodes:
- a CDS encoding putative phage abortive infection protein, with product MTTYIIINSFITFLMLSICAYLFYWHKTNQEKKDKKNRKKKTSQLNWKIYFLLILSFIFVFFAFISPFIFTRPPINEDFDFSQTGQIGDTIGGLMNPFIALAGVIVTGLAFYIQYRANLQQRELFELEQKESKDQLQEQINNQNQQNKLQQFESQFYEMLRLHRENINEMKINGYDFDETENTLKRFEKITEGRKSFVVMKTEFECILSLYSKDHKLDKSGFQKCYNLFFSGLDAYAKSNQDEIILIELFKKARRNHEKPVQQEITTNKDRKEFLPNVQLYFNYKPFSGHSQRLGHYFRHLFLTVKSIANSTIVTDYEERMKYLRILRAQLSNHEQILLFYNWLSEYGDDWENEVNAFFTEYCMVHNLWYQILFDDKYISDQVNYLRTKKVQLRIGKMFEIDPN
- a CDS encoding sulfatase-like hydrolase/transferase; amino-acid sequence: MKALSTLIVLFEMTICTSLWAQKKPNILVIFGDDVGISNISTYGNGVVGYKTPNLDQLASEGIVFTDYYAENSCTAGRSSFITGQTPKRTGLSKVGIPGAPVGLQDRDITIAQALKTLGYSTGQFGKNHLGDLDQFLPTAHGFDEFFGNLYHLNAEEEPEWPNFPKDDPSFTKNYMPRGVIRSTAGGKIEDTGPLNRKRMETIDDETTAA